A window from Chlamydia gallinacea 08-1274/3 encodes these proteins:
- a CDS encoding DUF2764 family protein: MTQYCFLSLFLLPQIPESPPVYSFRDLDDFLRLNLSQKDFKHYVILKRFFDFNNFAFFWSGKKITQSYGMVTQENVENLLRLQQWSDDCEFEDFFKDFLLQYKTSQERLDNFSYLVGEFLAHYRNSSSEFLRTYFTFKQNLRVILAGFRSRVLQLDVSYVLRNEDSSDPIVLQVLMQKDSPHYELPREFADLSSVLEDYGHLPHTLNRTLSLYEFHKIEEMYRDKYFDADAVLAKITTYLLAIHHNVASVEKGRNIINSMERAITW, encoded by the coding sequence ATGACTCAGTATTGTTTTTTATCTTTATTTCTTCTTCCCCAGATTCCTGAATCTCCACCAGTATATTCTTTTAGAGATCTTGATGATTTCTTGCGATTGAATTTATCACAGAAGGATTTCAAGCATTACGTTATCTTAAAGCGTTTTTTTGATTTTAATAATTTTGCTTTTTTTTGGAGTGGGAAGAAGATCACTCAGTCTTACGGTATGGTGACGCAAGAAAATGTAGAAAATTTGTTGCGCTTACAACAATGGTCTGATGATTGTGAATTTGAGGATTTTTTTAAGGATTTTCTTTTGCAATATAAAACTTCTCAAGAGCGTTTGGATAACTTTTCTTATTTAGTTGGTGAGTTTTTAGCTCATTATCGAAATAGCTCCTCAGAATTTCTTCGGACATATTTTACATTTAAGCAAAATTTACGTGTAATACTTGCGGGTTTCCGTTCTAGAGTACTGCAATTGGATGTTTCTTATGTATTACGAAACGAAGATAGTTCGGATCCTATCGTATTACAAGTATTAATGCAAAAAGACTCTCCTCATTACGAACTTCCCCGAGAGTTTGCCGATTTGAGTAGTGTGTTGGAAGACTATGGGCATTTACCTCACACGTTAAATCGGACATTATCATTGTATGAATTTCATAAGATAGAGGAAATGTATCGAGATAAATATTTTGATGCAGATGCGGTTTTAGCAAAAATTACTACGTATCTCTTGGCTATTCATCATAATGTAGCAAGTGTAGAGAAAGGTAGAAATATCATTAATTCTATGGAAAGGGCAATCACATGGTAG
- a CDS encoding V-type ATP synthase subunit E, whose protein sequence is MADLSAEDKLKQICDALRVETLKPAEDEAAAIIESAKEKAKRIILEAQEEANQIVETAREEAERKLKQGEAALAQAGKRALETLKQSIEGKIFQDSLAEWLENVLVDPEVSAKMITALLQAIQEQGIFGELTAYIGKHVAARAVNEFLGKEVLAKLKGKGVAIGKFVGGVQLKVEDRNLVLDLSSDTLLGLLTRYLQKDFREMVFQDS, encoded by the coding sequence ATGGCGGATCTTAGTGCAGAAGATAAACTTAAACAAATCTGCGATGCTCTTAGAGTAGAAACATTAAAACCAGCAGAAGATGAGGCTGCAGCGATAATAGAGAGTGCAAAGGAAAAGGCGAAGAGAATTATTTTAGAAGCTCAGGAAGAAGCTAATCAAATTGTAGAGACAGCTAGGGAAGAGGCGGAGCGTAAATTAAAGCAAGGGGAAGCTGCTTTAGCTCAAGCTGGTAAACGTGCTTTAGAAACGTTAAAACAGTCTATTGAGGGTAAGATATTTCAAGATTCTTTAGCTGAGTGGCTAGAGAATGTATTGGTGGATCCCGAAGTATCTGCAAAGATGATCACTGCTTTGCTTCAAGCAATTCAAGAACAGGGGATTTTTGGAGAATTGACGGCCTATATAGGGAAGCATGTAGCAGCGAGGGCCGTAAACGAATTTCTTGGAAAAGAAGTATTAGCGAAGCTTAAGGGCAAAGGAGTAGCTATTGGTAAATTTGTGGGTGGAGTACAGCTAAAAGTAGAGGATAGGAATTTAGTGCTAGACTTAAGCTCAGATACTCTTCTTGGTCTTCTAACGCGTTATTTACAAAAAGATTTTCGTGAAATGGTATTTCAAGATTCTTAA